In one window of Clarias gariepinus isolate MV-2021 ecotype Netherlands chromosome 10, CGAR_prim_01v2, whole genome shotgun sequence DNA:
- the zic6 gene encoding zic family member 6 gives MTTLSRFSGCPLSCVNPGESNTEPSVVLPPLAGEHMGHPTGTSLKLCPSHNLIDYPETRATAYVDHSLPHFPEAGYTSHRLDASPRGIIIGTNLSGPSMPPVTDQLAPRPNQHGAIGRYRDLHAYRDGRSHAFFTTYPEQAHNPVDANRDLNGQVMLGLPGDLLPRAHPYGQTHSVPRANSQQLVTQFLGLYKPLNMAIQRGGGDAFLRCSRQTLTHELVCKWSDGQEGTGKLPCSRTFGTMYELVTHVTIEHVGGPEHSDYVCHWENCPRDRKAFKAKYKLVNHVRVHTGEKPFPCPFHGCEKVFARSENLKIHKRTHTGEKPFKCEFEGCNRRFANSSDRKKHSHVHSSDKPYMCKVRGCEKCYTHPSSLRKHMKLHCKADTAKPGEDGESGSPEVAGEQVPSSPAAVTRPLPPAPSQDSTETLRSRFHHTFDSSLDYTTHRPQSLLDPLLLHRGSYRGETAQYTCSQASPSFAPSHRNIASNSTFQKSIVNGWYTCHTGAQHFASKQCNTD, from the exons atgacaacCCTTTCAAGATTCAGTGGCTGCCCTCTGTCTTGCGTAAACCCTGGAGAGAGCAATACAGAACCCAGTGTGGTGCTGCCACCTTTGGCAGGAGAGCACATGGGGCACCCCACTGGCACTTCCTTAAAACTCTGCCCCTCGCACAATTTAATAGACTATCCTGAGACAAGGGCCACCGCATATGTGGACCACTCGTTGCCTCACTTTCCAGAAGCGGGATACACGAGCCATCGCCTAGACGCCAGCCCTAGGGGCATTATCATTGGGACAAACCTGTCAGGACCAAGCATGCCACCAGTCACAGACCAACTGGCACCAAGACCTAACCAACATGGCGCTATTGGAAGATACCGTGACCTCCACGCCTACAGAGATGGCCGAAGCCATGCTTTCTTCACCACGTATCCAGAGCAGGCCCACAACCCTGTAGATGCCAACAGAGACCTGAATGGCCAGGTGATGCTGGGTCTTCCAGGAGATCTTCTCCCAAGGGCACATCCATACGGACAAACACACAGCGTCCCCCGGGCCAACAGCCAACAGCTTGTTACTCAGTTTCTGGGTCTCTATAAGCCCCTGAACATGGCCATTCAACGAGGAGGGGGTGATGCATTCCTCAGGTGCTCCAGACAGACTTTAACACACGAGTTGGTGTGCAAGTGGAGTGACGGCCAAGAAGGCACTGGCAAGCTGCCATGTTCCAGGACTTTTGGGACTATGTACGAACTTGTCACTCATGTGACGATCGAGCATGTCGGGGGACCTGAACATTCTGACTATGTGTGCCACTGGGAGAATTGTCCCAGGGACAGAAAAGCATTTAAAGCCAAATATAAGCTGGTCAACCACGTCAGAGTGCACACGGGAGAAAAGCCCTTTCCTTGCCCCTTTCACGGATGTGAAAAAGTTTTCGCCAGATCCGAAAACCTCAAGATTCACAAGAGAACTCACACAG GTGAGAAACCGTTCAAATGCGAGTTCGAGGGCTGCAACCGGCGTTTTGCAAACAGCAGCGATCGGAAGAAGCATTCACACGTCCACTCAAGCGACAAGCCGTACATGTGCAAGGTCAGAGGCTGTGAGAAATGTTACACGCACCCGAGTTCACTGCGCAAACACATGAAGCTCCATTGCAAGGCTGACACGGCCAAACCGGGTGAGGACGGTGAGTCTGGGTCTCCCGAGGTGGCGGGAGAGCAAGTCCCATCATCCCCTGCGGCGGTGACACGACCCTTGCCGCCTGCCCCCTCTCAGGACTCCACCGAGACTCTGAGGTCACGCTTTCATCACACTTTTGACAGCAGTTTGGACTACACGACACACAGGCCGCAGTCCCTTTTGGATCCTCTGTTGCTGCACCGGGGCAGTTACAGAGGAGAAACGGCGCAGTACACGTGTAGCCAAGCAAGTCCGTCCTTCGCCCCTAGCCACAGGAATATTGCATCAAACTCAACTTTCCAAAAAAGCATTGTAAATGGCTGGTACACATGTCATACCGGCGCACAGCATTTCGCGTCCAAGCAGTGTAACACTGATTAA